One genomic window of Clostridioides sp. ES-S-0054-01 includes the following:
- a CDS encoding MurR/RpiR family transcriptional regulator, translating into MGVLLNRLLNILNNGKTESTYYHIANILICNYDKIKDMTISEVAELCFVSKSTISKFTRYVGFEDFSDLKSAAGYKSNKNQNVLNYNDNILGYLDGHSVEDYINTIMKDLEDLKLNIQYNKIDELAKDLIKYESIAAFGVLYSQSAAIDFQTKLAYNNKYIFSRLDDIKQHEFIRNAKEDTLIIIFTNSGDYIKKYQLIGGNINKGVFKQTKAKIVAITSNKELEKSPYVDLCICFGHKSSVQTHPIIYQVITDIIVSRYKELINSKKTW; encoded by the coding sequence ATGGGAGTACTACTAAATAGGTTGCTAAATATTTTAAATAATGGAAAAACTGAATCTACATACTATCATATAGCAAATATTTTAATATGTAATTATGACAAAATTAAAGATATGACAATATCAGAAGTAGCAGAATTATGTTTTGTTTCAAAGTCAACAATATCAAAATTTACAAGATATGTTGGATTTGAAGATTTTTCCGATTTAAAATCGGCAGCTGGATATAAAAGTAATAAAAATCAAAATGTATTAAATTATAATGATAATATACTAGGGTATCTTGATGGTCATAGTGTTGAAGATTATATAAATACAATAATGAAAGATTTAGAAGATTTAAAGTTAAATATTCAATATAATAAAATAGATGAACTAGCTAAAGATTTAATCAAGTATGAAAGCATTGCAGCATTTGGTGTGCTTTATTCTCAGTCTGCAGCTATAGATTTTCAAACTAAATTAGCTTATAACAATAAATATATTTTTTCTAGATTGGATGATATAAAACAACATGAATTTATCAGAAATGCAAAAGAGGATACTCTAATAATTATATTCACAAATTCTGGTGATTATATAAAGAAATATCAGTTGATAGGAGGGAATATAAATAAGGGAGTTTTTAAACAAACAAAAGCTAAAATTGTTGCAATTACATCAAATAAAGAACTAGAAAAAAGCCCATATGTTGATTTATGTATCTGTTTTGGGCATAAGTCAAGTGTTCAAACACATCCTATAATATATCAGGTAATTACAGATATTATTGTATCTAGATACAAAGAACTAATAAATAGCAAAAAAACGTGGTGA
- a CDS encoding PRD domain-containing protein, with product MKIIQILNNNVALVKKGKNEIIIFVKGIGFKKRVGQVISESEIERTYILDSYDMLEHFSYLLQNSDSNNIVLINEIIEYGEKVLNIKSSDYLSLTLLDHLEFLLKRCEKNQFIKSPLVWNVKRFYPKHFEIGMHALKLIGDSKGINLPDDEAVSIALHFVNMEVNKESHDDTVVELRTLGDIVSIIKYHFNVELDETSTNYMRFTTHLQYFIQRIMSDEASTDEDGSIDLYKQVSKLYPKSFGSVQKIRKYIKSQFNVDISISEETYLMLHINRVTQRLEVKSDEV from the coding sequence ATGAAAATAATTCAGATTTTAAATAATAATGTAGCTTTAGTAAAAAAAGGTAAAAACGAAATTATTATATTTGTTAAGGGCATTGGCTTTAAAAAAAGAGTGGGACAAGTAATAAGTGAAAGTGAAATAGAGAGAACTTATATACTAGATTCATACGATATGCTAGAACACTTTAGCTATCTACTACAAAACTCAGATTCTAACAACATAGTTCTTATTAATGAAATAATTGAATATGGTGAAAAAGTTTTAAATATAAAGTCAAGTGATTATCTAAGTTTAACCTTACTAGACCATTTAGAATTTTTGCTAAAAAGATGTGAAAAGAATCAGTTTATAAAAAGCCCCTTAGTATGGAATGTTAAAAGGTTTTATCCAAAGCACTTTGAAATTGGCATGCATGCACTAAAATTAATTGGTGATAGTAAGGGAATTAATCTTCCTGATGATGAAGCAGTATCAATAGCACTTCATTTTGTAAATATGGAAGTAAATAAAGAATCTCATGATGACACAGTTGTGGAATTAAGGACTTTAGGAGACATAGTTTCGATAATAAAATATCATTTTAATGTAGAGTTAGATGAAACTTCAACAAACTATATGAGATTTACAACTCATCTACAGTACTTTATACAAAGAATTATGTCAGATGAAGCTTCAACAGATGAAGATGGTTCAATAGATTTATATAAACAAGTAAGTAAACTTTATCCGAAGTCATTTGGAAGTGTTCAAAAAATAAGAAAATATATAAAATCACAATTTAATGTTGATATATCTATAAGTGAAGAAACCTATTTAATGTTGCACATAAATAGGGTGACTCAAAGACTGGAGGTAAAATCAGATGAAGTATAA
- a CDS encoding OFA family MFS transporter encodes MNYTKKRWIILIASCFINLCIGSIYAWSVFATPMAEYLSGINGTVFTAGTLAIVFTVTNSVGPITMITGGRINDKFGPKKVIFVGGLIFGIGMILSGFSKSLPMLILTYGIILGLGVGMVYGCTISNSVKFFPDKRGLVGGVTTAAYGFSSVIIPPIANSITTSFGITTAFKSIGIVFLIIVCGASFFIEKCPNDFVPEGWTPPVMKGKQLKNKDWKEMLSSSIFYVMIILLTCGAFYGLMCTSMASALAQNMIGMTSATAAIAVSVLALFNTAGRIVAGYISDKIGRINTLSVAFIISIVGLLCLSTSVQGDIVKFYIGISIIGVCFGSFMGVFPGFTVDQFGPKNNSVNYGIMFIGFAFAGYIGPTVMKNVYAVDGNYTRAFTIGIVMAIIGLGLTFVYRFVNNKEISKYQSKKIS; translated from the coding sequence ATGAACTATACTAAAAAAAGATGGATTATATTAATCGCAAGTTGTTTTATCAATTTGTGCATTGGGTCAATTTATGCATGGAGTGTATTTGCTACACCTATGGCAGAATACTTAAGTGGAATTAATGGAACAGTATTTACTGCAGGAACTTTAGCAATAGTATTCACAGTTACTAATTCTGTTGGACCTATAACTATGATTACTGGAGGAAGAATAAATGATAAATTTGGTCCCAAGAAAGTTATTTTTGTAGGCGGTCTTATATTTGGTATTGGAATGATTTTATCTGGATTTTCAAAAAGCTTGCCAATGTTAATATTAACATATGGAATCATACTAGGGCTTGGGGTTGGTATGGTATATGGATGTACAATAAGTAACTCTGTTAAATTTTTCCCAGATAAACGTGGCTTAGTAGGGGGAGTAACAACTGCTGCTTATGGATTTAGTTCTGTAATTATACCACCAATAGCAAATAGTATAACTACTAGCTTTGGTATTACAACAGCATTTAAATCAATAGGAATTGTATTTCTTATAATTGTATGTGGAGCATCATTTTTTATTGAAAAATGTCCAAATGATTTTGTACCAGAAGGATGGACACCACCAGTTATGAAAGGCAAACAATTAAAAAATAAAGATTGGAAAGAGATGCTTTCTTCATCTATATTCTATGTGATGATTATTTTATTAACATGTGGAGCATTTTACGGATTGATGTGTACATCAATGGCATCTGCTTTAGCACAAAATATGATAGGAATGACATCAGCGACAGCTGCAATTGCAGTTTCTGTTTTAGCTTTATTCAATACAGCAGGTCGTATTGTAGCAGGTTATATATCAGATAAGATAGGTAGAATAAATACTTTATCAGTGGCATTTATAATTTCAATTGTAGGTTTATTGTGTTTATCAACTTCAGTACAAGGAGATATAGTGAAGTTTTACATAGGAATTTCTATTATAGGAGTATGTTTTGGGTCATTTATGGGTGTATTCCCAGGTTTTACAGTAGACCAGTTTGGTCCTAAAAATAATAGTGTTAATTATGGAATCATGTTTATAGGATTTGCATTTGCAGGGTATATTGGACCTACAGTAATGAAAAATGTTTATGCAGTAGATGGTAATTATACAAGAGCCTTCACAATAGGAATTGTTATGGCAATAATAGGCTTAGGATTAACATTTGTTTATAGATTTGTAAATAATAAAGAAATATCCAAATATCAAAGTAAAAAAATAAGTTAA
- a CDS encoding PTS glucose transporter subunit IIA, with amino-acid sequence MKYKDLNENIIKLIGGKENIKSVAHCVTRLRLTLNDRSIAKTEEIKKLNGVIDVVSNDVAYQIIIGTHVVDVYNEFMSMIGLSSSESSAKSERKKGVGGIKGIFNSIFVVVSETMTSVIEVLLAAGILASILALLNMSGILQSDSPTYQILDTLRSATFHFLPVLIAIASAKRLNVNPYIAVVLAVTLLSSSIDGVEGLNLFGINLQATTYANSFIPILLGVWAMGIIIGGLKKILPKALHYFLVPVLSLIITLSVTLTIFGPIGMWIGDGLNYACMFLIDTLGNWSVVALYAALQPLLIVFGAANFTMPIALNSVTTLGYDPIFMGAATISDIAVCGAMFGYFLKTRNKEQKQLFGTVSFSALMGVTEPSVFGVFMKYRRPFVAVMIGGGLGGLIAGLAQVKTYGMVWGLAALPTYLVGGEVSNFTFMIIGVVVSFVAATVASYLLGIPSNEKELELVIDENNSRTISIGNVAKGQVIALEEVNDKAFSSGALGKGIGIIPSESKSTVMSPVDGTITIVFPTKHAYGIVTDEGLEILIHIGIDTVNLDGKFFESLVTQNQRVKKGDTLAVFESDKIIEEGFDSTIITVVTNTSDYLDVISSNDESDELLTVIV; translated from the coding sequence ATGAAGTATAAAGATTTAAATGAAAATATAATAAAACTTATAGGCGGAAAAGAAAATATAAAATCGGTAGCACATTGTGTTACTCGTTTAAGACTTACGCTAAATGATAGAAGTATAGCTAAAACAGAAGAAATTAAAAAATTAAACGGAGTGATTGATGTAGTTTCTAATGATGTAGCTTACCAAATTATAATAGGAACTCATGTTGTAGATGTATATAACGAGTTTATGTCTATGATAGGTTTAAGTTCAAGTGAATCAAGTGCAAAGAGTGAAAGAAAAAAAGGAGTTGGAGGTATCAAAGGTATATTTAATTCCATATTTGTGGTAGTTTCAGAGACTATGACTTCAGTAATTGAGGTATTACTTGCAGCCGGTATACTTGCAAGTATATTAGCACTTTTAAATATGTCAGGTATACTTCAGAGTGATAGTCCTACGTATCAAATATTAGATACATTAAGAAGTGCTACATTTCACTTCTTACCAGTATTAATTGCAATAGCATCAGCAAAAAGACTTAATGTGAATCCCTATATAGCAGTAGTGTTAGCAGTTACTCTACTATCTTCATCAATAGATGGTGTAGAAGGGTTAAATCTATTTGGTATAAACTTGCAGGCTACAACTTATGCAAATAGCTTTATTCCAATACTTTTAGGAGTATGGGCAATGGGAATTATAATTGGAGGTTTGAAAAAAATATTACCTAAAGCACTACACTATTTTTTAGTTCCAGTATTATCTTTAATAATAACTTTATCAGTTACATTAACTATATTTGGACCTATCGGTATGTGGATTGGTGATGGATTAAACTATGCATGTATGTTTTTAATTGATACATTGGGTAATTGGAGCGTTGTTGCACTATATGCAGCTTTGCAACCACTCTTAATAGTTTTTGGTGCAGCAAATTTTACTATGCCTATAGCTTTAAATTCCGTGACAACATTAGGATATGACCCAATTTTTATGGGGGCTGCAACAATATCTGATATTGCAGTTTGTGGTGCAATGTTTGGATATTTCTTAAAAACTAGAAATAAAGAGCAAAAGCAGTTATTTGGTACAGTAAGTTTTAGTGCACTTATGGGAGTTACAGAGCCTTCAGTGTTTGGTGTGTTTATGAAATATAGAAGACCATTTGTAGCAGTAATGATAGGTGGAGGTCTAGGTGGTTTAATAGCAGGTTTAGCACAAGTTAAAACCTATGGAATGGTTTGGGGATTAGCAGCATTACCAACATATCTTGTTGGAGGAGAGGTATCTAACTTTACATTTATGATAATAGGTGTAGTAGTATCATTTGTGGCAGCAACAGTAGCTTCTTACTTATTAGGAATACCTTCAAATGAAAAAGAATTAGAACTAGTAATCGACGAAAATAATTCAAGAACTATTAGTATTGGAAATGTTGCAAAAGGTCAGGTAATTGCACTTGAGGAAGTTAATGATAAGGCATTTTCCTCTGGAGCATTAGGTAAAGGGATTGGAATTATACCTAGTGAATCAAAATCAACTGTTATGTCTCCTGTAGATGGAACTATAACTATAGTATTTCCAACTAAACATGCCTATGGTATAGTGACTGACGAAGGATTAGAAATATTAATTCATATTGGGATAGATACTGTAAACTTAGATGGAAAGTTCTTTGAAAGTCTTGTAACACAAAATCAAAGAGTTAAAAAAGGAGATACTTTAGCAGTATTTGAATCTGATAAAATTATAGAGGAAGGATTTGATTCGACTATAATAACTGTAGTTACAAATACTAGTGATTATTTAGATGTAATTTCATCAAATGATGAATCAGACGAACTATTAACTGTAATAGTATAA
- a CDS encoding family 1 glycosylhydrolase: MNFKDTFFWGGSIAAHQCEGSWDVDNKGPAIMDFVTKGSYETPRVITDKIDEKLDYPSHNGIDFYNRYKEDIALFKEIGFSALRISIDWSRIFPNGDDENPNELGIKYYEGLIDTLIENNIEPIVTLYHFELPMKLVHKYGSWNNRKLIDLYLKYSETVMRRFDGKVKYWVTFNEMNHIDPQTEHSDIFTYMIAGIKYSEIENKAQTLANIGYNMTLAGVKVAKLAREINVNNKVGCVFGLNPIYPYNCNPSNVLNAFLDNDRDYYQIDAMCNGKFPQYKLREYEKNNINIEVTDEDKKAFEEGRLDFIGLNYYFSSVSTPKENLSGDKSLFGGIQNPYLEQSKWGWAIDPIGLRFTLNYIYRKYQLPILITENGLGAYDKVEEDGTINDDYRIEYLSKHLSQMKSAIEDDNVECFGYLMWGPIDLVSATTGQMSKRYGFVYVDLDDEGEGSFKRYKKKSFNWYKEVIKSNGDNLNSLDI, encoded by the coding sequence ATGAATTTTAAAGATACATTTTTCTGGGGAGGAAGTATTGCAGCTCATCAATGTGAAGGTTCATGGGATGTTGATAACAAAGGACCTGCAATTATGGATTTTGTAACTAAAGGCTCTTATGAAACACCGAGAGTAATTACTGATAAAATAGACGAAAAATTAGATTATCCATCTCATAATGGAATAGATTTTTATAATAGATATAAAGAAGATATAGCCCTATTTAAAGAAATTGGATTTAGTGCATTAAGAATATCTATAGATTGGTCAAGAATTTTTCCAAATGGGGATGATGAAAATCCTAATGAATTAGGGATTAAATACTATGAAGGCTTAATAGACACTTTAATAGAAAATAATATAGAACCTATTGTAACACTATATCATTTTGAATTACCTATGAAGCTAGTACATAAATATGGCTCATGGAATAATAGAAAGCTTATAGATTTGTATTTAAAGTACAGTGAGACTGTAATGAGAAGGTTTGATGGCAAGGTAAAGTACTGGGTTACATTTAATGAGATGAACCATATTGACCCTCAAACAGAGCACTCGGATATTTTTACTTATATGATAGCAGGTATTAAGTATAGTGAGATAGAAAATAAGGCTCAAACATTGGCAAATATAGGGTACAATATGACTTTGGCAGGTGTAAAGGTTGCAAAGTTGGCTAGAGAAATCAATGTAAATAATAAAGTTGGATGTGTGTTTGGACTAAATCCAATTTATCCATATAATTGTAATCCTAGTAATGTGTTAAATGCATTTTTAGATAATGACCGTGACTATTATCAAATTGATGCAATGTGTAATGGAAAGTTTCCTCAATATAAATTAAGAGAATATGAAAAAAATAATATAAATATTGAAGTGACTGATGAAGATAAAAAAGCATTTGAAGAAGGTAGATTAGATTTTATAGGGCTTAATTATTATTTTTCAAGTGTGTCTACTCCAAAAGAAAATTTATCAGGTGATAAATCTTTATTTGGGGGAATTCAAAATCCATATTTGGAACAAAGTAAGTGGGGATGGGCAATAGACCCTATAGGTTTAAGATTTACTTTAAACTATATTTATAGAAAGTATCAGTTGCCTATCTTAATTACAGAAAATGGGTTAGGGGCGTATGATAAAGTTGAAGAAGATGGAACTATAAATGATGATTATAGAATTGAGTATTTAAGTAAGCATCTGTCTCAAATGAAGTCTGCAATTGAAGATGATAATGTTGAATGTTTTGGATATTTAATGTGGGGACCAATTGACTTAGTTAGTGCAACTACAGGTCAGATGAGTAAAAGATATGGATTTGTATATGTTGACTTAGATGATGAAGGTGAAGGTAGTTTTAAGAGATATAAGAAAAAGTCATTTAATTGGTACAAAGAAGTGATAAAATCTAATGGAGATAATTTAAATTCATTAGATATATAA
- a CDS encoding FAD-dependent oxidoreductase, producing MKRKYPNLCKPIQIGNVIFRNRMFSAPMGGTDITADCTIGPKSTAFYELRAKGGAGAVTISECMVHPETDGSHAYHLDLKIVDSLASFTYTADAIRRHGAIPSVELSHSGQYAGTYLVDKNKKQGLSQYGVSPSIRADGLEIKELTQELIDDIVKSYGEVAGLAKRAGFEMIMIHGGHGWLINQFLSPYFNKRTDKYGGTLENRVRFAQEVLDSVRKAVGPGFPIEFRLSGSELFEGGYDLAEGVEISKLLESRIDLLHVSAGTYQRGFGITHPSMFVPHGCNVYLAAEIKKHVNVPVATLGGLNDPAQMEEIIASGKADVVEMARALLADHELPRKVMTNRDEDIVKCLRCFTCMAERAATSTRRCTVNPLIGREIEGMEITPVLKPKKVLVAGGGPGGLKAAITAAQRGHKVILCEKSDALGGILKGEKAIPFKYEMYELGNTLSKLAKDEGVEIRLNTEVTKEYVEKEKVDALIIAVGSSPLVPPISGLDGDNVVVVNNYYLEKNKVEDAKEIVVLGGGLAGCETAIHLAKEGKKVHLVEMRGELAPDANIRHRPILLSEIEKQGVEVHTEFKGLKVSEEGVLCADKNGNEILVSGTHVICALGQRANRNTVDELTDCAPYVAQIGDCVRPSTITTAVYQGYHAALDI from the coding sequence ATGAAAAGAAAATATCCAAATTTATGTAAGCCAATTCAAATAGGAAATGTAATATTCAGAAATAGAATGTTTTCTGCACCAATGGGTGGAACAGATATAACAGCTGATTGTACAATAGGACCAAAGTCAACAGCATTTTATGAATTAAGAGCAAAGGGTGGAGCTGGGGCTGTAACTATAAGTGAATGTATGGTTCATCCAGAAACTGATGGTTCACATGCGTATCATTTAGATTTAAAAATAGTTGATTCTTTAGCTAGTTTTACATATACAGCAGATGCTATAAGACGTCATGGTGCAATACCAAGTGTGGAACTATCACATTCTGGTCAATATGCAGGGACTTACTTAGTTGATAAAAACAAGAAGCAAGGTTTGTCACAATATGGAGTAAGTCCAAGTATAAGGGCTGATGGTTTAGAAATAAAGGAATTAACCCAAGAATTAATAGATGATATAGTAAAATCTTATGGTGAAGTTGCAGGTCTTGCTAAAAGAGCCGGATTTGAAATGATAATGATTCATGGAGGGCATGGATGGTTAATCAATCAATTCTTATCACCATACTTTAATAAAAGAACTGATAAATATGGAGGGACTTTAGAAAATAGAGTACGCTTTGCACAAGAAGTATTAGATAGTGTTCGTAAAGCTGTAGGTCCAGGATTCCCAATAGAGTTTAGATTAAGTGGTTCTGAATTATTTGAAGGTGGATATGATTTAGCTGAGGGTGTTGAAATATCTAAGCTATTAGAGTCAAGAATTGACTTACTTCATGTTTCAGCAGGAACATATCAAAGAGGATTTGGAATAACACATCCATCTATGTTTGTACCTCATGGATGTAATGTTTATCTTGCAGCAGAAATCAAAAAACATGTAAATGTACCAGTTGCAACTCTTGGTGGATTAAATGACCCAGCTCAAATGGAAGAGATAATAGCAAGTGGAAAAGCTGATGTAGTTGAAATGGCAAGAGCATTATTGGCAGACCATGAACTTCCAAGAAAGGTAATGACAAATAGAGATGAAGATATAGTTAAGTGTTTAAGATGTTTCACTTGTATGGCTGAAAGAGCTGCAACTTCCACTAGAAGATGCACAGTAAATCCACTTATAGGTCGTGAAATAGAAGGTATGGAAATAACTCCAGTATTAAAACCTAAAAAAGTTTTAGTAGCAGGTGGAGGTCCAGGGGGATTAAAAGCAGCAATAACAGCAGCACAACGTGGTCATAAAGTAATACTTTGCGAAAAATCAGATGCATTAGGTGGAATATTAAAAGGGGAAAAAGCTATACCTTTTAAATATGAAATGTATGAACTTGGAAATACTCTTAGTAAATTAGCAAAAGATGAAGGTGTAGAAATACGCTTAAATACAGAAGTTACTAAAGAGTATGTAGAAAAAGAAAAAGTGGATGCCTTAATAATAGCAGTAGGTTCATCTCCACTAGTTCCACCAATTTCAGGGCTTGATGGTGATAATGTAGTAGTTGTAAACAATTATTATCTAGAAAAAAATAAGGTAGAAGATGCAAAAGAAATAGTAGTACTTGGTGGAGGTCTTGCTGGATGTGAAACAGCAATACATTTAGCTAAAGAAGGTAAGAAAGTTCATTTAGTAGAAATGAGAGGTGAACTTGCTCCAGATGCAAATATAAGACATCGTCCAATACTTTTAAGTGAAATAGAAAAACAAGGTGTTGAAGTACATACAGAGTTTAAAGGATTAAAAGTGTCAGAGGAGGGTGTTCTTTGTGCTGATAAAAATGGTAATGAAATTTTAGTTTCAGGAACACATGTTATATGTGCGCTTGGTCAAAGGGCTAATCGAAATACAGTAGATGAGTTAACAGATTGTGCTCCATATGTGGCACAAATAGGTGATTGTGTACGTCCATCTACTATAACAACTGCAGTATACCAAGGATATCATGCAGCACTTGATATATAA
- the ascB gene encoding 6-phospho-beta-glucosidase has translation MSFKKDFLWGGATAANQCEGGYNEGGRGLANVDVCPTGKDRTAVITGKLKMFDFDDKHYYPAQTGIDMYHNYKEDIKLFAEMGFKVYRMSIAWSRIFPKGDEDVPNERGLQFYENIFKECKKYKIEPLVTITHFDCPMHLIKKYGAWRNRKMIGFYERLCNVIFRRYKGLVKYWLTFNEINMILHAPFMGAGICFEEGEDVEKIKYQAAHHELVASAIATKIAHEVDANNLVGCMFAAGSVYPYSCNPNDVWEATKLDRENYFFIDVQSRGKYPNYALKYMEKKGITPKMKPGDIELLNKHTVDFIAFSYYNSRCVRTDENADDVAEGNIFTSAKNPYLSYSQWGWPIDPLGLRITLNHVYDRYEKPLFIVENGLGAKDIADENGYVEDDYRINYLREHIKAMHDAVSIDGVDLLGYTMWGPIDLVSASTGEMEKRYGFIYVDRDNIGNGSLRRTKKKSFEWYKKVIASNGEDLY, from the coding sequence ATGAGTTTTAAAAAAGATTTTTTATGGGGAGGAGCTACTGCAGCTAATCAATGTGAAGGTGGATATAATGAAGGCGGAAGAGGGTTAGCAAATGTAGACGTATGTCCAACAGGAAAAGACAGAACAGCAGTTATTACAGGAAAATTAAAAATGTTTGATTTTGATGATAAGCATTATTATCCAGCTCAAACTGGCATCGATATGTACCATAATTATAAAGAAGATATAAAACTATTTGCTGAAATGGGATTTAAAGTATATAGAATGAGTATTGCATGGAGTAGAATATTCCCAAAAGGTGACGAAGATGTGCCAAATGAAAGGGGTCTTCAATTTTATGAAAATATATTTAAAGAATGTAAAAAATATAAAATAGAGCCATTAGTTACTATTACACATTTTGATTGTCCAATGCATTTAATTAAAAAGTATGGTGCATGGCGTAATCGTAAGATGATAGGTTTCTATGAGAGACTGTGTAATGTTATTTTTAGAAGATATAAGGGGTTAGTTAAATATTGGTTAACTTTTAACGAAATAAATATGATTCTACATGCTCCATTTATGGGTGCTGGTATTTGTTTTGAAGAAGGTGAAGATGTTGAAAAGATAAAATATCAGGCTGCTCATCATGAACTTGTAGCTAGTGCAATTGCAACTAAAATAGCACATGAAGTTGATGCAAATAACTTAGTTGGATGTATGTTTGCAGCTGGAAGTGTATACCCTTATAGTTGCAATCCTAATGATGTATGGGAAGCTACGAAGTTAGATAGAGAAAATTATTTTTTTATAGATGTACAATCTAGAGGAAAATATCCTAATTATGCATTAAAGTATATGGAAAAAAAAGGTATTACACCAAAAATGAAACCTGGCGATATTGAATTATTGAATAAACATACTGTAGATTTTATTGCATTCTCATATTATAACAGTCGCTGTGTTAGAACTGATGAAAATGCAGATGATGTAGCTGAAGGAAATATATTTACATCTGCTAAAAATCCATACCTTTCATATAGTCAATGGGGATGGCCAATTGATCCATTAGGTTTAAGAATTACATTAAATCATGTATATGATAGATATGAAAAACCACTATTTATTGTAGAAAATGGATTGGGTGCTAAAGATATAGCTGATGAAAATGGTTATGTAGAAGATGATTATAGAATTAATTATTTAAGGGAGCATATAAAAGCTATGCATGATGCAGTTTCTATAGATGGTGTAGATTTATTAGGATATACTATGTGGGGTCCTATTGACTTAGTAAGTGCTAGCACAGGTGAAATGGAAAAGCGTTATGGATTTATATATGTAGATAGAGATAATATTGGTAATGGAAGTTTGAGAAGAACGAAAAAGAAAAGTTTTGAATGGTATAAGAAAGTAATTGCTTCAAATGGTGAAGATTTATATTAA
- a CDS encoding PadR family transcriptional regulator, which translates to MGTLKYAILGLLNRKPMTGYDLSKEFNFQLNEFWSAKHSQIYPELKKLTNEDLIVHEVEISGDVLEKKVYYITEKGKDEFLTWLSKDMPMEPTPKNKFRLRVYFYNNLDLESRIALLKNQRIQHSKRLEFLISQKDAYTEIPAFYDDYFGDYLVLDGAIIREEGQIKWLNNCIDICLKQSKK; encoded by the coding sequence ATGGGAACCCTTAAATATGCAATATTGGGACTATTAAATAGAAAGCCTATGACAGGATACGATTTAAGTAAAGAGTTTAATTTTCAATTAAATGAATTTTGGAGTGCAAAACATAGCCAAATTTATCCAGAGTTAAAAAAATTAACTAATGAAGATTTAATAGTTCATGAAGTTGAAATTAGTGGTGATGTGTTAGAAAAAAAAGTTTACTACATAACCGAAAAAGGAAAAGATGAGTTTTTAACTTGGTTATCTAAAGACATGCCAATGGAACCTACTCCTAAAAATAAATTTAGATTGAGAGTATATTTTTATAATAATTTAGATTTAGAAAGTAGGATTGCTTTACTTAAAAATCAACGTATTCAGCACAGTAAACGACTTGAATTCCTAATAAGTCAAAAAGATGCTTATACTGAAATTCCCGCTTTTTATGATGATTATTTTGGTGATTATCTTGTATTAGATGGAGCTATTATAAGAGAAGAAGGTCAAATTAAATGGCTAAATAACTGTATAGATATTTGTTTAAAGCAAAGCAAAAAATAA